A region of Kribbella sp. NBC_01245 DNA encodes the following proteins:
- a CDS encoding LysR family transcriptional regulator, with amino-acid sequence MDLELRHLRIVVAIAEAGSITKASAVLGLAQPALTAQLRRIERILGGPLFDRDRRGVRASPLGELVIARARMLLPAVSDLRAEAARLANDTRTSKMPARLRLGSASGSLLGGLIHQLAEHCPELEVTTHVSWSAEELAGLVAEGNLDYILVGVCGDARPPITPGLRWHEVADDPVFVLLNTDHPRAAAKAVELAELATARWAATPGDGCFSDCFAAACSRAGFAPRTLHETDVVTCLDLVETEDAVVLCQAMFRPRPGIVAVPIAGTPLHWRTVAGWHPGGLDPAFAMTLHEFATASYLDVVARSPRYSAWLAEHPGMI; translated from the coding sequence ATGGACCTGGAGCTGCGGCATCTGCGGATCGTCGTCGCCATCGCCGAGGCGGGCAGTATCACCAAGGCCTCGGCGGTGCTCGGGCTGGCGCAACCCGCGCTGACGGCGCAGCTCCGGCGGATCGAGCGGATCCTCGGCGGTCCGTTGTTCGACCGGGATCGTCGCGGGGTGCGGGCCTCGCCACTTGGCGAGTTGGTGATCGCCCGCGCCCGCATGCTGCTGCCGGCCGTCTCGGATCTGCGTGCCGAGGCGGCCCGGCTGGCGAACGACACCCGTACGAGCAAGATGCCGGCCAGGTTGCGGCTCGGCTCGGCGTCGGGATCCCTGCTGGGCGGCCTGATCCACCAGCTGGCGGAGCATTGCCCGGAGCTCGAGGTGACCACGCACGTCTCCTGGTCAGCCGAAGAGCTCGCGGGATTGGTTGCTGAGGGCAACCTCGACTACATCCTCGTCGGCGTCTGCGGTGACGCCCGTCCGCCGATCACTCCCGGGCTGCGCTGGCACGAGGTGGCCGACGATCCGGTCTTTGTGCTGCTTAACACCGACCACCCGCGGGCGGCCGCCAAGGCCGTCGAGCTGGCCGAGCTCGCGACTGCGCGATGGGCCGCCACTCCCGGGGATGGCTGCTTCTCCGACTGTTTCGCGGCCGCTTGCAGCCGGGCGGGTTTCGCGCCGCGCACGCTGCACGAGACCGACGTCGTGACTTGCCTGGATCTCGTCGAGACCGAGGACGCCGTGGTGCTCTGCCAGGCGATGTTCCGCCCGCGGCCGGGCATCGTGGCCGTGCCGATCGCGGGTACGCCCTTGCACTGGCGGACGGTCGCGGGCTGGCATCCGGGCGGGCTGGACCCGGCGTTCGCGATGACGCTGCACGAGTTCGCCACCGCGTCGTACCTCGATG
- a CDS encoding carbohydrate ABC transporter permease, with amino-acid sequence MSEASPAETRPGKTQRVRRHDEGTGRLAAVLLSPTLIVLALVVVYPILSALRESLYTSGQRVDEEGFIVQGSEFVGLDNYTAIFSGEVGDRFWNAFYNTTFFTVTCVTLETILGVAMALVMHKAFKGRGIVRASILVPWAIPTVVSALLWKWIFQADGAANALIGAEILWSTEGWQSVLSVIIADTWKTAPFIGLLVLAGLQTIPEEIYEAAKVDGASPWQQFVRITLPLVKPALLVAVLFRMLDTLRIFDLPFVLVGPGKESVETLSILAFLEARETRYGPAAAYATILFLYVAVVAFMFVKLLGADVIGEKSGKPSKPVKGKRGRGKSVDRPTDSAAVGVGSAVS; translated from the coding sequence ATGAGTGAAGCAAGTCCGGCCGAAACCCGGCCGGGGAAAACCCAGAGAGTTCGCCGCCACGACGAAGGAACGGGCCGCCTGGCGGCCGTCCTGCTGTCACCGACCTTGATCGTGCTCGCGCTCGTGGTCGTCTACCCGATCCTGTCGGCGCTGCGGGAATCGCTGTATACCAGCGGCCAGAGGGTGGACGAAGAGGGATTCATCGTCCAGGGGTCAGAGTTCGTCGGCCTCGACAACTACACCGCGATCTTCTCCGGTGAGGTCGGGGACCGATTCTGGAACGCGTTCTACAACACCACCTTCTTCACCGTCACCTGCGTGACCCTCGAGACGATTCTCGGTGTCGCGATGGCGCTGGTGATGCACAAGGCGTTCAAGGGCCGCGGCATCGTCCGGGCCAGCATCCTGGTGCCGTGGGCCATCCCGACCGTGGTCTCGGCGCTGCTCTGGAAGTGGATCTTCCAGGCCGACGGCGCCGCGAACGCGCTGATCGGCGCCGAGATCCTGTGGTCGACCGAGGGTTGGCAGTCGGTGCTGTCGGTCATCATCGCCGACACCTGGAAGACGGCCCCGTTCATCGGACTGCTGGTGCTGGCCGGTCTACAGACCATCCCGGAGGAGATCTACGAGGCGGCCAAGGTGGATGGCGCGAGCCCCTGGCAGCAGTTCGTCCGGATCACCCTGCCGCTGGTCAAGCCCGCGCTGCTGGTCGCCGTACTGTTCCGCATGCTCGACACGTTGCGGATCTTCGACCTGCCGTTCGTGCTGGTCGGCCCCGGCAAGGAATCGGTCGAGACACTGTCGATCCTGGCCTTCCTGGAAGCCAGGGAGACCAGATACGGGCCGGCGGCCGCCTACGCGACGATCTTGTTCCTGTACGTCGCCGTGGTGGCCTTCATGTTCGTCAAGCTGCTGGGTGCCGACGTCATCGGCGAGAAGTCGGGCAAGCCGAGTAAGCCGGTCAAGGGCAAACGAGGCCGGGGCAAGTCGGTGGATAGGCCGACCGATTCGGCCGCGGTCGGCGTGGGGAGTGCTGTCTCATGA
- a CDS encoding carbohydrate ABC transporter permease: MSKMSAETSAWRRYLPLIGVGLIVIYCLLPFYWMVVSAFRRPNDQFDNSIIPAPFSIENIKDVFDPNNGFGRSLLNSLIVAGTTTILTLIVGLVAAYTLARLEFRFKNVMLGIIITTSMFPGISLVIPLLKLFVDIKWINTYQAMIVPSLSFALPLAIWTLTTFFRQMPRELEQAAMVDGCTPAQAFRKVILPLAAPGVFTTAIITFIAAWNEFLIAVSMIDKKEIQTANVVIQQFTGTSGRDQPFGSQMAAGVIVTVPLLIAVLIFQRRIVAGLTAGGVK, translated from the coding sequence ATGAGCAAGATGTCCGCTGAAACCAGTGCCTGGCGCCGGTATCTACCGCTGATCGGTGTCGGGCTCATCGTCATCTATTGTTTGCTGCCGTTCTATTGGATGGTGGTATCGGCCTTCCGCCGGCCCAACGATCAGTTCGACAACTCGATCATCCCGGCACCCTTCTCGATCGAGAACATCAAGGACGTCTTCGATCCGAACAACGGGTTCGGCCGGTCGTTGCTGAACAGCCTGATCGTCGCCGGTACGACGACCATCCTCACGTTGATCGTCGGCCTGGTAGCGGCGTACACGCTGGCGCGGCTGGAGTTCCGGTTCAAGAACGTGATGCTCGGGATCATCATCACCACCTCGATGTTCCCCGGTATCTCGCTGGTGATCCCGCTGCTGAAGTTGTTCGTCGACATCAAGTGGATCAACACGTACCAGGCGATGATCGTGCCCAGCCTGTCGTTCGCCCTGCCACTGGCGATCTGGACCCTGACGACGTTCTTCCGTCAGATGCCCAGAGAGCTCGAGCAGGCGGCGATGGTCGACGGTTGTACGCCCGCGCAGGCCTTCCGCAAGGTCATCCTGCCGCTGGCCGCACCAGGTGTGTTCACGACGGCGATCATCACCTTCATCGCAGCCTGGAACGAGTTCCTGATCGCGGTCAGCATGATCGACAAGAAGGAGATCCAGACCGCGAACGTGGTGATCCAGCAGTTCACCGGCACCTCCGGTCGGGATCAGCCGTTCGGCAGTCAGATGGCGGCGGGCGTCATCGTCACCGTCCCGCTGCTGATCGCGGTGCTGATCTTCCAGCGCCGCATCGTCGCCGGCCTGACCGCTGGTGGCGTCAAGTAG